A single genomic interval of Daucus carota subsp. sativus chromosome 1, DH1 v3.0, whole genome shotgun sequence harbors:
- the LOC108196211 gene encoding uncharacterized protein LOC108196211 gives MVSILTRRSNAYTKLEIEDPEDTRHRRAQFLIYKVLQQAADSSPRRRKRSWLRIRMCRLKIRIGKRLKKLRKGFVLSIGAAKGGAHKQAISHMKTWKRLFGLV, from the coding sequence ATGGTTTCTATTTTAACCAGGAGGTCCAATGCTTACACAAAGTTGGAAATTGAAGACCCTGAAGACACAAGACATCGCCGCGCACAGTTCTTGATCTACAAAGTTCTGCAACAGGCTGCAGATTCGTCGCCAAGACGACGAAAGAGGTCCTGGTTGAGGATTCGAATGTGCAGATTAAAGATTAGGATTGGGAAGAGACTGAAGAAACTGAGGAAAGGCTTTGTGTTAAGTATTGGTGCAGCTAAAGGTGGTGCTCATAAACAAGCTATTAGTCATATGAAAACATGGAAGCGCTTGTTTGGTCTAGTATAA
- the LOC108204695 gene encoding heat shock 70 kDa protein 16, whose amino-acid sequence MSVVGFDIGNENCVIGYAKHRGIDVLLNEESNRETPGVVSFGEKQRFIGLAGAASATMNPKSTISQVKRLVGVRFKEVEEELGLLPFETSEGGDGGVLIHVRYMGERWIFTPVQIMAMLFAHLKQMAEKSLEMRVEECVIGIPSYFTDLQRRAYLDAAEIAGLHPLRLMHDCTATALGYGIYRTEYPSQGPSNVVFVDIGHCDTQVTVAAFESGYMKILSHSYDKNLGGRNFDDVLFKYFAMQFKEGYDIDVYSNTRASVRLRVACEKLKKVLSANPEAPLNIECLMDEKDVKGFIKREDFEKLSSDLFERISIPCRQALVDSGLTVDKIHSVELVGSGSRIPAVKHILASIFRTEPRRSLNASECVARGCALQCAMLSPVLRVKEYEVQDIFPFSIGLSTDEGPINTVSRSLLFPKGHLFPSVKIITLHRSNTFHLEAFYAGQNELPSGISPKISNVTIGPLEVNDAERAKVKVKVQLNLHGIVNIESATLIENCGDTFTAKAKAHSTVEHIEDDNHVSSDVANGANDSNSAESNPSRKHTADTRKRQIGRQDIPVSESVNCGMTRAELSEAQEKELLLTQQDIKMEQTQEKKNYLESYVYETRTKLSNTYGSFATESEREGISMILQQTEDWLYEDGDDESESVYTEKLADLRKLVDPIESRYKDEEARVQETSRLLNCIEDYQKVATSLSSNQREAVVAECNKARQWLLDRKQQQDLMPTNVDPVLWSSEIKKKTDTLDAMCKHIMRSKASATTPDDIMDGNKEDDNMSVD is encoded by the exons ATGAGTGTGGTAGGTTTTGATATTGGCAATGAGAATTGTGTGATTGGTTATGCTAAGCATCGCGGAATTGATGTTTTGCTTAATGAGGAGTCGAATAGGGAGACACCGGGTGTTGTGTCGTTTGGTGAGAAGCAAAGGTTCATAGGGTTGGCGGGAGCTGCTTCCGCTACGATGAACCCTAAATCGACTATTTCTCAGGTTAAGAGGTTGGTTGGGGTGAGGTTTAAGGAGGTTGAGGAGGAATTAGGTTTGTTGCCGTTTGAGACTAGTGAGGGGGGTGATGGCGGGGTTTTGATTCACGTGAGGTATATGGGTGAGAGATGGATTTTTACGCCTGTTCAGATAATGGCGATGTTGTTTGCACATTTGAAGCAGATGGCGGAGAAGAGTCTTGAGATGCGTGTGGAGGAATGTGTTATTGGGATTCCGTCGTATTTTACAGACTTGCAGAGACGGGCGTATTTGGATGCGGCGGAGATTGCGGGATTGCATCCGTTGAGGTTGATGCATGACTGTACAGCTACTGCTTTAGGGTATGGGATTTATAGGACTGAGTATCCTAGCCAGGGACCGAGTAATGTTGTGTTTGTTGATATTGGTCACTGTGACACACAGGTTACTGTTGCCGCATTTGAATCTGGATATATGAAGATATTGTCTCACTCGTATGATAAAAATTTGGGAGGGCGAAATTTTGATGACGTTTTGTTCAAATATTTTGCGATGCAGTTCAAAGAGGGTTATGATATAGATGTTTATTCAAATACTAGGGCCTCTGTAAGGCTGAGGGTAGCATGCGAAAAACTAAAGAAGGTATTGAGTGCAAATCCAGAAGCACCCCTTAATATTGAATGCCTGATGGATGAGAAAGATGTCAAGGGATTCATCAAGAGAGAGGATTTCGAAAAGCTTtcttcagacttgtttgaaaggATTAGCATTCCCTGTCGTCAGGCTTTGGTTGACTCTGGTCTGACTGTGGATAAGATTCATTCTGTGGAGCTTGTTGGGTCTGGATCTAGAATACCAGCTGTTAAACATATTTTAGCTTCTATATTCAGGACAGAACCCAGACGGAGTCTGAATGCAAGTGAGTGTGTGGCTCGTGGCTGTGCCCTTCAGTGTGCAATGCTTAGTCCGGTACTCCGTGTTAAAGAGTATGAG GTGCAGGACATCTTTCCATTTTCTATAGGTCTTTCAACAGATGAAGGTCCAATCAACACTGTATCAAGAAGTTTGTTGTTCCCAAAAGGCCATCTATTTCCAAGTGTAAAGATCATTACGCTGCATAGAAGTAATACATTCCACCTGGAAGCCTTTTACGCTGGTCAAAATGAATTACCTTCTGGTATATCACCTAAAATCAGCAATGTTACT ATTGGTCCACTTGAAGTGAATGATGCAGAAAGAGCTAAGGTTAAAGTCAAAGTTCAGCTAAACCTTCATGGCATTGTTAATATTGAGTCGGCCACT CTTATAGAAAATTGCGGGGACACTTTTACTGCTAAGGCCAAGGCTCATTCGACTGTGGAACACATAGAGGATGACAATCATGTTTCCTCTGATGTGGCAAATGGTGCAAATGATTCTAACAGCGCAGAGTCCAACCCCTCAAGAAAGCACACT GCTGATACGAGGAAGAGACAAATTGGTAGGCAGGATATACCAGTTAGTGAGAGTGTCAATTGTGGAATGACGAGGGCTGAACTCTCAGAAGCTCAAGAGAAGGAACTCCTGTTGACTCAGCAAGACATAAAGATGGAGCAAACTCAGGAAAAGAAAAACTACCTTGAGTCTTACGTCTATGAGACACGTACTAAG CTTTCTAATACATATGGGAGCTTTGCCACTGAATCTGAGAGAGAAGGGATCTCTATGATATTACAACAGACCGAGGATTGGCTTTACGAGGATGGAGATGATGAATCTGAAAGTGTCTATACAGAGAAACTAGCAGATCTAAGAAAG TTAGTAGATCCTATTGAAAGCCGATATAAAGATGAAGAGGCCCGAGTTCAAGAGACAAGTAGGTTATTAAATTGCATTGAAGACTACCAGAAGGTTGCAACATCACTTTCCTCTAATCAGAGAGAAGCG GTTGTGGCTGAATGtaacaaggcaagacaatggttGTTGGATAGAAAACAGCAGCAGGATTTGATGCCTACAAATGTTGATCCAGTTTTATGGTCAAGTGAAATCAAGAAAAAAACAGATACTCTTGATGC GATGTGCAAGCATATAATGAGGTCAAAGGCTTCAGCTACAACACCGGATGATATAATGGATGGGAACAAAGAGGATGATAACATGTCAGTAGATTAA
- the LOC108205383 gene encoding uncharacterized GPI-anchored protein At1g61900, translated as MRELVVQSLCVYLNLLIVLICLSGSCCNSLHSASPAILNGNEPLLPVTSPTAAPQPFLPLLAPSPLGPFTNSSVPKLSGQCLLDFGAAQSMMSDASIDCVATFAPYLANVVCCPQVEATLTVLIGQSSKFSKELALNGTSAKHCLSDFQQILVSQGANNSLQQICSIHASNLTEGSCPVKDVDEFESIVDTSNLISSCEKIDLVNECCEQVCQNAISEAAKKLALKAYDLMNIDGHHAVTDQSTRDGDCRNIVLRWLANKHNPSQAKKVLRGLSNCKINKVCPLVFPDVSPVTKGCHDGVSDQRACCNALAGYASRLQKQSFTTNLQALDCAATLGMKLQKENITKNVYELCHISLKDFSLQVGPKESGCLLPSMPSDVILDQYSGISFLCDLNDNIPAPWPSTSQLPAQSCNKTIKIPALPAAASGQRSIYSKDVKYFLLIVASVVLTIIL; from the exons ATGAGAGAATTGGTGGTGCAAAGTCTGTGTGTATATCTCAATCTGCTCATTGTGCTTATAT GCCTATCCGGATCCTGTTGCAATTCATTGCATAGTGCGAGCCCTGCGATACTGAATGGAAATGAACCTCTATTGCCTGTAACCTCCCCTACTGCAGCTCCTCAGCCATTTCTTCCTCTGTTAGCTCCTTCTCCATTGGGACCATTTACAAATAGCAGTGTACCAAAGTTATCag GACAATGTTTGCTAGACTTCGGTGCTGCTCAGAGCATGATGAGTGATGCGTCCATCGATTGTGTTGCAACATTTGCACCATATCTTGCTAATGTGGTATGTTGTCCACAGGTGGAAGCGACTTTAACAGTCCTTATTGGTCAATCAAGTAAATTTAGCAAAGAGCTTGCTTTGAACGGAACATCTGCAAAACATTGCCTCTCAGATTTTCAGCAAATTTTAGTGAGTCAGGGCGCAAACAATAGTTTGCAACAGATATGCTCAATTCATGCATCAAACCTCACAGAAGGTTCTTGCCCGGTCAAAGATGTTGATGAATTTGAGAGCATAGTGGATACATCTAACCTTATCAGCTCCTGTGAAAAGATTGATCTCGTCAATGAATGTTGTGAGCAAGTTTGTCAGAATGCTATATCAGAAGCTGCAAAAAAACTTGCATTaaaagcttatgatcttatgaACATTGATGGACATCATGCAGTGACTGACCAGTCAACTAGGGATGGTGATTGCAGAAATATTGTACTCCGATGGTTGGCAAACAAACACAATCCTTCTCAAGCAAAAAAGGTCCTCAGAGGACTATCCAATTGCAAGATAAACAAAG TTTGTCCATTGGTTTTCCCCGATGTGAGCCCTGTTACGAAAGGTTGTCATGATGGGGTAAGTGACCAAAGAGCATGCTGTAATGCATTAGCAGGCTATGCATCTCGTTTGCAGAAACAGAGCTTCACAACCAACTTGCAAGCTTTAGACTGTGCTGCAACACTTGGAATGAAACTTCAGAAAGAAAATATCACCAAAAATGTTTATGAGCTGTGCCACATTAGCCTTAAGGATTTTTCCCTCCAAG TTGGACCAAAAG AGTCAGGATGCCTTTTGCCTAGCATGCCATCAGATGTAATATTAGACCAATATTCGGGGATCAGCTTTCTTTGTGATTTGAATGATAACATCCCTGCTCCATGGCCATCTACTTCTCAGTTGCCAGCTCAATCATGCAATAAGA CTATCAAAATTCCGGCACTTCCTGCAGCAGCATCCGGACAGAGAA GTATTTACAGCAAAGATGTGAAATATTTCCTACTCATTGTTGCCTCGGTGGTTCTGACCATAATTCTGTGA